Proteins encoded within one genomic window of Solenopsis invicta isolate M01_SB chromosome 10, UNIL_Sinv_3.0, whole genome shotgun sequence:
- the LOC105202457 gene encoding mitochondrial import inner membrane translocase subunit Tim29: MSAQQIVQLPHKLKAALRLFTSKFNEVGIKIKNYEMPEKIKGTILERWAKYWHGLYVDYKDVAFDIAKDCKEHPVRASIYIMFLGGCFYSNQHNPDETMFRDQLIQSNLKLIQVGEAIRNPVSVQHVKWLEQCYNEGLIRRLNLGIMSLIWLDNYDKDCSFYKAVCPYLKPRYMTFHERIVDIGFLEKWWLLEKKMKDYDVNEAEFSVVEAMNNTDTAST, translated from the exons ATGAGTGCTCAACAAATAGTTCAGCTTCCCCATAAGCTTAAGGCAGCTCTTAGATTGTTCACATCCAAGTTTAATGAAGTCggtattaaaattaagaactaCGAAATGCCTGAAAAGATTAAAGGCACAATTCTTGAACGCTGgg cGAAATATTGGCACGGTCTTTATGTAGATTACAAGGATGTCGCATTTGACATAGCCAAGGATTGCAAGGAGCATCCTGTACGTGCctcaatatatattatgt TTTTAGGAGGTTGCTTCTATTCTAATCAACATAATCCAGATGAGACTATGTTCAGGGATCAATTGATACAAAGTAATCTAAAACTAATACAAGTGGGAGAAGCCATACGCAATCCTGTTTCTGTGCAACATGTAAAATGGTTGGAACAATGCTACAACGAAGGATTAATCAGGAGACTAAATTTAGGCATCATGTCTTTAATTTGGTTAGATAATTATGACAAAGATTGTTCTTTTTATAAGGCTGTTTGTCCTTATCTAAAGCCACGATATATGACTTTTCATGAAAGAATAGTAGATATAGGTTTCCTAGAAAAATGGtggttattagaaaaaaaaatgaaagactaTGATGTAAATGAAGCAGAATTTAGTGTTGTGGAAGCTATGAATAATACAGACACTGCTTCaacataa